From a single Alloactinosynnema sp. L-07 genomic region:
- a CDS encoding S8 family serine peptidase — protein sequence MFLRSKSRLRRSAAAAAIACGLVVTPAGLALASPATATVPGATASGAAIPTGTRAYFVITDPANIQAGKTAVTTNGGTVWNSWDAIGVIVAHSTAADFKSKVRGVSGVQYVGATRTTDVPTNADNPPIPSNSAGQNLGTEAVGWDIKQLKADQAWAKANGSGVTVAILDTGVNDQHKDLAPNFDASKSASCAYGKVDKRTGAWRSVGSSGHGTHVAGSVAAAKDNGGIVGVAPGAKISSIRVAEPAAELFFPENTVCAFMYAVEVGVDVTNNSYWTDPWYGLCANENDGDLKAIEVGVRRAVNYASNQGLINLVAAGNENKDYSAKGSSSLSPNDSTPKNRNVNTGCPLMPQEAEGSTVVGGIDQQGSRYNQSNWDTNGTLDVTAAGVNVNSTSVSGGYQQMTGTSMASPHAAGIAALIKSAFPSLKGKDIEKKMKECSGTYTDPKYYGAGLPDATKCVEGAPSGGTSWTNDNDVQITDNNVAVTSSVSANGTVTPSATSKVTVNIVHTYRGDLVIELVAPDGTVYPLKAAKANDAAANVNETYTVNLSPETSSGEYKLRVRDAYSFDSGYINSWNLNIA from the coding sequence GTGTTCCTGCGCTCCAAGAGCCGACTGCGGCGATCCGCCGCGGCCGCGGCCATCGCGTGCGGACTGGTGGTGACGCCCGCGGGTCTGGCGCTGGCGAGCCCCGCGACCGCGACGGTCCCCGGCGCCACCGCGTCGGGGGCGGCCATCCCGACCGGCACCCGCGCGTACTTCGTCATCACCGACCCCGCCAACATCCAGGCGGGCAAGACAGCCGTCACCACCAACGGCGGCACCGTGTGGAACTCGTGGGACGCGATCGGTGTCATCGTCGCCCACTCGACGGCCGCGGACTTCAAGTCCAAGGTGCGCGGGGTGTCCGGCGTGCAGTACGTCGGCGCCACCCGCACCACCGACGTCCCGACCAACGCCGACAACCCGCCGATCCCGAGCAACAGCGCGGGCCAGAACCTGGGCACCGAGGCCGTTGGCTGGGACATCAAGCAGCTCAAGGCCGACCAGGCCTGGGCCAAGGCCAACGGCAGCGGCGTGACCGTGGCCATCCTCGACACCGGTGTCAACGACCAGCACAAGGACCTCGCGCCGAACTTCGACGCCTCGAAGTCCGCGTCCTGCGCGTACGGCAAGGTGGACAAGCGAACCGGCGCCTGGCGCAGTGTCGGCTCCAGCGGCCACGGCACCCACGTCGCCGGTTCGGTCGCCGCGGCGAAGGACAACGGCGGCATCGTCGGTGTCGCGCCCGGGGCCAAGATCTCCTCGATCCGCGTCGCCGAGCCCGCCGCCGAGCTGTTCTTCCCGGAGAACACGGTGTGCGCGTTCATGTACGCCGTCGAGGTCGGCGTGGACGTCACGAACAACAGCTACTGGACCGACCCGTGGTACGGCCTGTGCGCCAACGAGAACGACGGCGACCTCAAGGCCATCGAGGTCGGCGTCCGCCGCGCGGTGAACTACGCGAGCAACCAGGGCCTCATCAACCTGGTCGCCGCGGGCAACGAGAACAAGGACTACTCGGCCAAGGGATCGTCGAGCCTGAGCCCCAACGACTCGACGCCGAAGAACCGCAACGTCAACACCGGCTGCCCGCTGATGCCGCAGGAGGCCGAGGGCTCGACCGTCGTCGGCGGCATCGACCAGCAGGGCTCGCGCTACAACCAGTCCAACTGGGACACCAACGGCACGCTCGACGTGACCGCGGCCGGGGTGAACGTCAACTCGACCTCGGTCAGCGGCGGCTACCAGCAGATGACCGGCACCTCGATGGCCTCCCCGCACGCGGCGGGCATCGCGGCGCTGATCAAGTCGGCGTTCCCGAGCCTCAAGGGCAAGGACATCGAGAAGAAGATGAAGGAGTGCTCGGGCACCTACACCGACCCGAAGTACTACGGCGCCGGTCTGCCCGACGCGACCAAGTGTGTCGAGGGCGCCCCGTCCGGCGGCACCTCGTGGACCAACGACAACGACGTGCAGATCACCGACAACAACGTCGCGGTCACCTCGTCGGTGAGCGCCAACGGCACCGTGACCCCGTCGGCGACCTCCAAGGTCACCGTCAACATCGTCCACACCTACCGGGGCGACCTGGTGATCGAGCTGGTGGCGCCGGACGGCACCGTGTACCCGCTCAAGGCGGCCAAGGCCAACGACGCCGCGGCCAACGTCAACGAGACCTACACGGTCAACCTGTCCCCGGAGACCAGCTCGGGTGAGTACAAGCTGCGCGTGCGCGACGCGTACTCGTTCGACTCGGGCTACATCAACTCGTGGAACCTGAACATCGCCTGA
- a CDS encoding AAA family ATPase has product MAPNARQSTASLVRTTSPVLVGRGDELDALRETVARQPAVVMVDGEAGVGKSRLVRELLRTADLGPLRVLLGHCQPLREPFPYGAVLEALRGCGDRLAHRPALNRVTGALAPLLPELADLLPEPPAPSGDPRSDRHRLFRAVRELLAATGPVLMVVEDLHWADDGSRQLLRFLMADPPPTLSILVTYRREDVPGGMPLGTAYRPPAGITSLLMRLAPLDADGVRSLASAILDEDSVSAEFAAKLHERTAGIPFVVEETLRALRNPAGAVHADGATARRLLENAEVPVLLRDAMAERLAGLPIAATRLAQAAAVLGVAAPAEVLGEVAGIGEQRVRAALGHALAAHVLHETDSGRYTFRHQMAQDAVYDTLSGPDRQQLHLRAIAALDRTSPRPLLQLAEHSRRADRLADWLRYGEAAADRATEVGDAATATSLLQRLLTEPSLSSEDVDRLAIKLGQVAHTGLDQINPTMTLRRLLNDRRLSTSARGEVRLFLGMLLIRQAGELEVARTEIALAIGDLGERPDLAARGTAILGQPFIGDTPRGEFEPWLRRTDRLIETTDDLELRVALLANNLGSRMHIGDAELAADLERVPSTAQTHTALRQLARTNCNIADACVCVGHFGRAEDYLRTGLRLADDCGAPFVVSTARATKVRLDWFTGEWAGLAERAGRLLEEYRDLLPVATELCLVLGGLAAARGEWAEALSYFTETGAYAPQESIAQIALGGCAGLARTWLAQDELVKAGADVDRGMALLRRKDVWTWAGELVPVAVSVYLRLGRDDDAARVVAETAAGVSGMDAPMGAAAVDACRGELAEAAGDRTAAIDYYQLAQANYEKLNAPYYAAMVAERQALCLLPADGATAAAQLSTLIDAYDKLGATRDAARCRHLLRGVGGVKPSRRGRRGYGNELSPREHEVARMLASGHTNREIADVLFLSPRTVEQHAARVLRKLGVTSRAELQAEDFG; this is encoded by the coding sequence ATGGCGCCGAACGCGAGGCAGTCCACGGCGAGCCTGGTGCGCACCACGTCCCCGGTCCTCGTCGGCCGCGGCGACGAACTCGACGCCCTGCGGGAGACCGTGGCCAGGCAGCCCGCCGTGGTGATGGTCGACGGCGAGGCCGGGGTGGGCAAGAGCAGGCTGGTCCGGGAGTTGCTCAGGACCGCCGATCTGGGCCCCCTGCGGGTGCTTCTTGGTCACTGTCAGCCGCTGCGCGAGCCTTTCCCCTACGGCGCGGTGCTGGAGGCTCTGCGGGGCTGTGGGGACCGCCTGGCGCACCGCCCCGCGCTGAACCGGGTGACCGGCGCGCTCGCCCCGCTGCTGCCGGAACTGGCCGACCTGCTGCCCGAGCCCCCGGCCCCGTCCGGTGACCCGCGGTCGGACCGCCACCGCCTGTTCCGGGCCGTCCGCGAGCTGCTCGCCGCCACCGGCCCGGTGCTGATGGTCGTGGAGGACCTGCACTGGGCCGACGACGGCTCGCGGCAGCTGCTGCGATTCCTCATGGCCGACCCGCCGCCCACGCTGTCCATCCTGGTCACCTACCGGCGCGAGGACGTGCCCGGCGGGATGCCGCTGGGCACCGCCTACCGCCCGCCCGCGGGCATCACCAGCCTGCTGATGCGGCTGGCCCCGCTCGACGCCGACGGCGTGCGGTCGCTGGCCTCGGCGATCCTCGACGAGGACAGCGTGTCCGCCGAGTTCGCCGCCAAGCTGCACGAGCGCACCGCAGGCATCCCGTTCGTGGTCGAGGAGACCCTGCGGGCGCTGCGCAACCCGGCGGGCGCGGTGCACGCCGACGGCGCCACCGCGCGGCGGCTGCTGGAGAACGCCGAGGTCCCGGTGCTGCTGCGCGACGCCATGGCCGAGCGGCTGGCCGGGCTGCCGATCGCGGCCACCCGACTCGCCCAGGCCGCCGCCGTTCTGGGTGTCGCGGCGCCCGCCGAGGTGCTCGGCGAGGTCGCGGGCATCGGCGAGCAGCGGGTCCGCGCCGCGCTGGGCCACGCGCTGGCCGCGCACGTGCTGCATGAGACCGACAGCGGGCGCTACACCTTCCGGCACCAGATGGCCCAGGACGCCGTCTACGACACGCTCAGCGGCCCCGACCGCCAGCAGCTGCATCTGCGCGCAATCGCCGCGCTCGACCGGACCAGCCCGCGCCCGCTGCTGCAGCTGGCCGAGCACAGCAGGCGGGCCGACCGCCTCGCCGACTGGCTGCGCTATGGCGAGGCCGCCGCCGACCGGGCCACCGAGGTGGGCGACGCGGCCACCGCGACGTCACTGCTGCAGCGGCTGCTCACCGAGCCGTCACTGTCCTCCGAGGACGTCGACCGGCTGGCGATCAAGCTGGGCCAGGTCGCGCACACCGGCCTCGATCAGATCAACCCGACGATGACCCTGCGCAGGCTGCTGAACGACCGCAGGCTGTCGACGTCGGCGCGCGGCGAGGTCCGGCTGTTCCTGGGCATGCTGTTGATCCGTCAGGCGGGCGAGTTGGAGGTCGCGCGCACGGAGATCGCGCTGGCCATCGGCGATCTCGGCGAGCGGCCCGACCTGGCCGCGCGCGGCACCGCCATACTGGGCCAGCCGTTCATCGGCGATACCCCGCGCGGGGAGTTCGAGCCGTGGCTGCGCCGGACCGACCGGCTGATCGAGACCACCGACGACCTCGAACTGCGGGTCGCGCTGCTGGCCAACAATCTCGGCTCGCGCATGCACATCGGCGACGCCGAGCTGGCCGCCGACCTGGAGCGGGTGCCCAGCACCGCGCAGACGCACACCGCCCTGCGCCAACTCGCGCGGACGAACTGCAACATCGCCGACGCGTGTGTCTGCGTCGGCCACTTCGGCAGAGCCGAGGACTACCTGCGCACCGGGCTGCGGCTGGCCGACGACTGCGGCGCTCCGTTCGTGGTGAGCACCGCGCGGGCGACCAAGGTCCGGCTCGACTGGTTCACCGGCGAGTGGGCCGGGCTGGCCGAGCGAGCGGGCAGGCTGCTGGAGGAGTACCGCGACCTGCTGCCGGTGGCCACCGAGCTGTGCCTGGTGCTCGGCGGCCTGGCCGCGGCACGCGGGGAGTGGGCCGAGGCGCTGAGCTACTTCACCGAGACCGGCGCGTACGCCCCGCAGGAGTCGATCGCCCAGATCGCCCTCGGCGGCTGCGCGGGCTTGGCCCGCACGTGGCTGGCGCAGGACGAGCTTGTCAAGGCGGGCGCGGACGTCGACCGCGGGATGGCGCTGCTGCGCCGCAAGGACGTGTGGACGTGGGCCGGTGAGCTCGTCCCGGTGGCGGTGTCGGTGTACCTGCGGCTGGGCCGCGACGACGACGCGGCCAGGGTGGTCGCGGAGACCGCGGCGGGGGTGTCGGGAATGGACGCGCCGATGGGCGCCGCGGCGGTGGACGCGTGCCGGGGTGAGCTGGCCGAGGCCGCGGGCGACCGCACCGCCGCGATCGATTATTACCAGCTGGCCCAAGCGAACTACGAGAAGCTCAACGCGCCGTACTACGCGGCGATGGTGGCCGAGCGGCAGGCGTTGTGCCTGCTGCCCGCCGACGGTGCGACCGCGGCCGCTCAACTGTCCACTTTGATCGATGCCTACGACAAGCTGGGCGCGACCAGGGACGCGGCGCGGTGCAGACACCTGCTGCGCGGGGTCGGCGGGGTCAAGCCGTCGCGGCGCGGCAGACGCGGGTACGGCAACGAGTTGTCCCCGCGCGAGCATGAGGTGGCCCGGATGCTCGCGAGCGGGCACACCAACCGCGAGATCGCCGACGTGCTGTTCCTGTCGCCGCGCACGGTCGAGCAGCACGCGGCCAGGGTGCTGCGCAAGCTCGGCGTCACGTCGCGGGCCGAGTTGCAGGCCGAGGACTTCGGCTGA
- a CDS encoding S8 family peptidase: MKKLKTPLKALLVGSAVGGLVALAVPAFAAESAQPTAAILNAGAAGTVPDRYIVVFKDAGMSAASVNGNAKDLARKHGGDVKYTYDSILRGFSVSMKESQALALAKNPMVKYVEQAVYATVADTQQNPTWGLDRIDQRDLPLNQTFNYPANPGQGVHVYVVDSGLNAAHQDFTGRVAAGRDLVENDATPQDCHGHGTHVAGTAVGTTYGVAKKATLHAVRVLDCSGNGSSDAILGGMNWVKNNAIKPAVVNFSVGCGQRCTVQSWDDGVKAVIDSGVQWVQAAGNANDDACYYSPQRLPAAVTVGNSNQQDARYTGTGSSSYGSCLDIWAPGTGVISASHSSNSGTATMTGTSMASPHVAGVAAVYLGQNTSATPQQVRDALVTNGTKDKLTGINTGSPNVLLYSGFLNGPIDPPCSAATNGDDVSIPDNNTAVTSSVTVTGCSGGGTTATSVKVDINHTYTGDLKVELVGPSGAAFVLKQPGGASSADGIHTTYTVNTGSETAKNGSWKLRVTDVYRYDAGNIDTWTLTF; this comes from the coding sequence ATGAAGAAACTCAAGACCCCACTGAAAGCGCTGCTCGTGGGTTCCGCCGTGGGCGGCCTCGTCGCGCTCGCGGTCCCCGCGTTCGCCGCCGAGTCCGCGCAGCCCACCGCCGCGATCCTGAACGCGGGCGCCGCGGGCACCGTGCCGGACCGCTACATCGTCGTGTTCAAGGACGCGGGCATGAGCGCCGCCTCGGTGAACGGGAACGCCAAGGACTTGGCCCGCAAGCACGGCGGCGACGTCAAGTACACCTACGACTCCATCCTGCGCGGCTTCTCCGTGTCCATGAAGGAGAGCCAGGCGCTCGCGCTGGCGAAGAACCCGATGGTGAAGTACGTCGAGCAGGCGGTGTACGCCACGGTCGCCGACACCCAGCAGAACCCGACCTGGGGCCTGGACCGAATCGACCAGCGTGACCTGCCGCTGAACCAGACGTTCAACTACCCGGCCAACCCCGGCCAGGGCGTGCACGTCTACGTGGTCGACTCCGGCCTCAACGCCGCCCACCAGGACTTCACCGGCCGCGTCGCGGCGGGCCGCGACCTCGTCGAGAACGACGCCACCCCGCAGGACTGCCACGGCCACGGCACGCACGTCGCGGGCACGGCCGTCGGTACCACCTATGGCGTGGCCAAGAAGGCGACGCTGCACGCGGTGCGCGTGCTCGACTGCTCGGGCAACGGCAGCAGCGACGCGATCCTCGGCGGCATGAACTGGGTCAAGAACAACGCGATCAAGCCCGCGGTGGTGAACTTCAGCGTCGGCTGCGGGCAGCGCTGCACCGTGCAGAGCTGGGACGACGGCGTCAAGGCGGTGATCGACAGCGGCGTGCAGTGGGTGCAGGCGGCGGGCAACGCCAACGACGACGCCTGCTACTACAGCCCGCAGAGGCTGCCCGCGGCCGTCACCGTCGGCAACAGCAACCAGCAGGACGCCCGCTACACCGGCACCGGGTCGAGCAGCTACGGCTCCTGCCTGGACATCTGGGCGCCCGGCACCGGTGTCATCTCCGCGTCGCACTCCAGCAACTCCGGCACCGCCACGATGACTGGCACGTCCATGGCCTCCCCGCACGTCGCGGGCGTGGCGGCGGTCTACCTCGGCCAGAACACCTCGGCCACCCCGCAGCAGGTGCGCGACGCGCTGGTCACCAACGGCACCAAGGACAAGCTGACCGGCATCAACACCGGGTCGCCGAACGTGCTGCTGTACAGCGGGTTCCTCAACGGACCGATCGACCCGCCGTGCTCGGCGGCGACCAACGGCGACGACGTGTCCATTCCGGACAACAACACCGCGGTCACCTCGTCGGTGACGGTCACGGGCTGCTCCGGTGGCGGCACCACGGCCACCTCGGTCAAGGTCGACATCAACCACACCTACACCGGTGACCTCAAGGTCGAGCTGGTCGGCCCGAGCGGCGCGGCGTTCGTCCTCAAGCAGCCCGGTGGGGCCAGCTCCGCGGACGGCATCCACACCACCTACACGGTGAACACCGGCTCGGAGACGGCCAAGAACGGCTCATGGAAGCTGCGGGTGACCGACGTCTACCGCTACGACGCGGGCAACATCGACACCTGGACCCTGACCTTCTAA
- a CDS encoding trypsin-like serine protease: protein MKRTARSWGVAALAAAAVLVPLGTTIASAAETGAAANLPSANFEGATVPTDLPDASTQHYGGTPAKVTEFPGIIPGIRAGGPRPEGQTCTGTLVAPTKVLIAAHCADAAGEKTFVYGLDDLKLYNGGNGSGFQASKVVTYKKHPKYVNFDQGYDVAVVTLEKAITLVGGAAFPTYATSADASDVLIGKTGLSFGYGKKDFNDTTKDVTLTKANMPIVDGDSVCQGVGAGFKSATMICAGDPNGNPTILPGDSGGPLIVNNKIYGVASWSRADFKWYGVWGRLNNDMGDWVKQEVGTTVPADHTVSVSPASGSVKAGNYVSSTITTVAGSGGAENLKLTASGLPSGVQAVFQPTDVAAGSTAKVTFDASTSAANGTHNITLTATNAAGKAANTQYSLTVTDGGQPGPDFKVTIDPSSLTVDAGTSDRVALSTVAGSGGAEQVTLTASGAPSGVTVTFLPATVNTGEGSKVIVETAASTTSGTYSIDLNATNSGGKVAKATLTLTVKGVTNPGDHKVSVNPSSLTVNQGAGASAGVTTTAGSGGAEELTLSATGLPSGATATFQPTKVPAGEGAKVTIQTASSTPAGTYNVEVVATNAAGKTASGTVSLTVNGQNQTPFALGSAPSSVTVKQGASGSSTISSKQGSNGAEQISLTTSGAPSGVTASVSPSSIQTGASATLNLSVSGSAAAGTYTITVTGTNSAGKTATTTVSLTVETVTPPSGVTVTLSPSSGTVQQGQLAQFSARAIGGTGQLTLSSSGAPAGAFVSFNPPWLSQGGTSNVWIQPNFSTPPGTYPVTIKATSADGKTGTATYTLTVTAWGYAFGSAGRH from the coding sequence GTGAAACGAACAGCACGGTCCTGGGGTGTGGCCGCACTGGCCGCGGCCGCGGTGCTGGTGCCGCTGGGCACCACCATCGCGTCCGCGGCCGAGACGGGTGCCGCGGCAAACCTGCCGTCGGCGAATTTCGAGGGCGCAACAGTTCCGACCGACCTGCCGGACGCGAGCACACAGCACTATGGCGGCACCCCGGCCAAGGTCACCGAGTTCCCGGGCATCATCCCCGGCATCCGCGCGGGTGGCCCCCGTCCCGAGGGCCAGACCTGCACCGGCACCCTGGTCGCCCCCACAAAGGTCCTGATCGCCGCCCACTGCGCCGACGCGGCGGGCGAGAAGACCTTCGTCTACGGGCTCGACGACCTCAAGCTGTACAACGGCGGCAACGGCTCGGGCTTCCAGGCCTCCAAGGTCGTCACCTATAAGAAGCACCCGAAGTACGTCAACTTCGACCAGGGCTACGACGTCGCCGTCGTCACCCTGGAGAAGGCGATCACCCTGGTCGGCGGCGCGGCGTTCCCGACCTACGCCACCTCGGCCGACGCGAGCGACGTCCTCATCGGCAAGACCGGCCTGAGCTTCGGCTACGGCAAGAAGGACTTCAACGACACCACCAAGGACGTCACGCTCACCAAGGCGAACATGCCGATCGTGGACGGCGACAGCGTGTGCCAGGGCGTCGGCGCGGGCTTCAAGTCGGCCACGATGATCTGCGCGGGTGACCCCAACGGCAACCCGACCATCCTGCCCGGCGACAGCGGCGGCCCGCTGATCGTCAACAACAAGATCTACGGCGTCGCGTCGTGGAGCCGCGCGGACTTCAAGTGGTACGGGGTCTGGGGTCGGCTCAACAACGACATGGGCGACTGGGTGAAGCAGGAGGTCGGCACCACGGTCCCCGCCGACCACACAGTCTCCGTCAGCCCGGCCAGTGGTTCGGTCAAGGCGGGCAACTACGTCTCCTCGACCATCACCACGGTCGCGGGCAGCGGCGGCGCGGAGAACCTGAAGCTCACCGCGTCCGGGCTGCCCTCTGGTGTGCAGGCGGTGTTCCAGCCGACCGACGTCGCCGCGGGCTCCACTGCGAAGGTCACCTTCGACGCGTCGACCAGCGCCGCCAACGGCACGCACAACATCACGCTCACCGCGACCAACGCGGCGGGCAAGGCGGCGAACACGCAGTACAGCCTGACCGTCACCGACGGCGGGCAGCCGGGGCCGGACTTCAAGGTCACCATCGACCCGTCCAGCCTGACCGTCGACGCGGGCACGTCCGACCGGGTCGCGCTGAGCACGGTCGCGGGCAGCGGTGGCGCCGAGCAGGTCACCCTGACCGCCTCCGGCGCGCCGAGCGGTGTGACCGTCACCTTCCTTCCCGCGACCGTCAACACGGGCGAGGGCTCGAAGGTGATCGTCGAGACGGCTGCGTCGACCACCTCCGGCACGTACTCGATCGACCTGAACGCCACGAACTCCGGCGGCAAGGTCGCCAAGGCCACGCTGACGCTGACCGTCAAGGGCGTCACCAACCCCGGTGACCACAAGGTGTCGGTGAACCCGTCCAGCCTGACGGTCAACCAGGGCGCGGGCGCGTCCGCGGGCGTCACCACCACCGCGGGCAGCGGCGGCGCCGAGGAGCTGACCCTGTCGGCGACCGGCCTGCCGTCCGGTGCCACCGCGACGTTCCAGCCGACCAAGGTTCCGGCAGGCGAGGGCGCCAAGGTAACCATCCAGACGGCGTCGTCGACCCCGGCAGGCACCTACAACGTCGAGGTCGTCGCCACCAACGCGGCGGGCAAGACGGCGAGCGGCACCGTGTCCCTGACGGTCAACGGCCAGAACCAGACGCCGTTCGCCCTGGGGTCGGCGCCGAGCTCGGTGACGGTCAAGCAGGGCGCCAGTGGCAGCTCGACGATCAGCAGCAAGCAGGGCTCGAACGGGGCCGAGCAGATCAGCCTGACCACCTCGGGCGCGCCCAGCGGCGTGACCGCGTCGGTCTCGCCGTCGTCGATCCAGACCGGGGCGTCGGCCACGCTGAACCTGTCGGTGTCCGGCTCCGCCGCGGCGGGCACGTACACGATCACGGTCACCGGCACCAACAGCGCGGGCAAGACCGCCACGACCACCGTGTCGCTGACGGTCGAGACCGTCACCCCGCCCAGCGGCGTCACGGTGACCCTGTCGCCGAGCTCCGGCACCGTGCAGCAGGGCCAGCTCGCGCAGTTCAGCGCGCGCGCGATCGGCGGCACCGGCCAGCTCACGCTGAGCTCGTCGGGTGCCCCGGCCGGGGCGTTCGTCTCGTTCAACCCGCCTTGGCTGAGCCAGGGTGGCACCAGCAACGTCTGGATCCAGCCGAACTTCTCCACGCCGCCGGGCACCTACCCGGTGACCATCAAGGCCACCTCGGCCGACGGCAAGACAGGCACGGCGACCTACACCCTCACCGTCACCGCGTGGGGCTACGCGTTTGGCAGCGCCGGGCGTCACTGA
- a CDS encoding DNA mismatch endonuclease Vsr, translating into MDTTPATSARMSRQRSRDTDTELALRRALHALGLRYRVHRRPLPGVRREVDVVFVRARVAVFIDGCFWHGCPDHATWPARNAEFWRTKIENNRSRDRDTDFVFAAAGWAVVRVWEHEDPTTAATRVSDTVAGRLGRLT; encoded by the coding sequence ATGGACACCACGCCCGCGACCAGTGCCCGGATGAGCAGGCAGCGCTCCCGCGACACGGACACCGAATTGGCGCTGCGGCGGGCATTGCACGCGCTCGGCCTGCGTTATCGGGTCCACCGCAGGCCCCTGCCCGGCGTCCGCCGCGAGGTCGACGTGGTCTTCGTCCGCGCCAGGGTCGCGGTGTTCATCGACGGCTGCTTCTGGCACGGCTGCCCGGACCACGCCACCTGGCCCGCCCGCAACGCCGAGTTCTGGCGGACGAAGATCGAGAACAACCGTTCGCGCGACCGTGACACCGACTTCGTGTTCGCCGCCGCGGGCTGGGCGGTGGTGCGGGTCTGGGAACACGAGGATCCGACCACCGCGGCCACCCGCGTGTCGGACACGGTGGCCGGGCGGCTGGGCCGGCTAACCTGA
- a CDS encoding DNA cytosine methyltransferase translates to MAHTVIDLFSGCGGMTAGFTAAGFRPVLAVEHNLHAAATYAANFGLSHTVCADIATVSDVPSADVVIGGPPCQGFSNLGSRDVDDPRNQLWKQYLRVVCAARPAVFVVENVDRFLASSEFALLVAEADRLGYTLSSGTLLAADFGVPQRRKRAFVIGSRIGPIPLPVGSVPWVGVGDAFGDLPERPPTTRLPLSTVEVFGTRVPGRFKSLDLHLGRNPTALSLERYRHIPPGGGRFDLPDHLLPRCWREKKTGTTDVMGRMRWDQPSLTIRTEFYKPEKGQYLHPRWDRPITHLEAARLQTFPDTFEWCGSKIEIARQIGNAVPVRLAHALATHVRDYL, encoded by the coding sequence GTGGCGCACACCGTGATCGACCTGTTCTCGGGCTGCGGGGGCATGACGGCCGGTTTCACCGCCGCGGGCTTCCGCCCGGTCCTCGCCGTCGAGCACAACCTCCACGCCGCGGCCACCTACGCCGCGAACTTCGGCTTGAGCCACACGGTGTGCGCGGACATCGCGACTGTGTCCGACGTCCCGTCTGCCGACGTGGTCATCGGCGGACCGCCGTGTCAGGGCTTCTCGAACCTGGGCTCCCGCGACGTCGACGACCCGCGGAATCAATTGTGGAAGCAGTATCTGCGGGTCGTGTGCGCCGCGCGGCCAGCGGTGTTCGTGGTCGAGAACGTCGACCGGTTCCTGGCCTCGTCTGAGTTCGCGCTACTGGTCGCGGAAGCGGACCGACTGGGTTACACGTTGAGCAGCGGAACCCTCCTGGCCGCCGACTTCGGCGTACCCCAACGGCGCAAGCGCGCGTTCGTCATCGGCTCTCGGATCGGCCCGATCCCGCTGCCGGTCGGGTCGGTGCCCTGGGTTGGCGTCGGAGACGCTTTCGGCGACCTGCCGGAACGTCCCCCGACGACTCGCCTGCCGCTGTCGACGGTAGAGGTCTTCGGCACGCGGGTGCCTGGGCGCTTCAAGAGCCTGGACCTGCACCTTGGGCGCAACCCGACGGCTCTGTCGCTGGAGCGGTATCGGCACATTCCGCCGGGGGGCGGGCGGTTCGACCTGCCGGACCACCTGCTGCCGCGGTGTTGGCGGGAGAAGAAGACGGGGACGACGGACGTGATGGGCCGGATGCGCTGGGACCAGCCGTCGCTGACCATTCGGACGGAGTTCTACAAGCCGGAGAAGGGGCAGTACCTGCATCCGCGCTGGGACCGGCCGATCACGCATTTGGAGGCGGCCCGGCTGCAGACGTTCCCGGACACGTTCGAATGGTGCGGCAGCAAGATCGAGATAGCCCGCCAGATCGGGAACGCGGTGCCGGTGCGGCTGGCACACGCGCTCGCGACACACGTGCGCGACTACTTGTAG
- a CDS encoding NUDIX domain-containing protein, with translation MADDPAQWTVHGTRRVFASEWVTIDLDDVEIPGGPRFEHHVIRFPRASVGAVVVDGDRVLLLWRHRFTTDRWGWEIPAGWADDGEDPAAAARREVLEETGYRVETITPLVVYSPMTGISDQLYRTFLATKVHLEADHDDAEASRVEWVPVADLPALIAGGQVTDGPSLTALASYLTLRG, from the coding sequence GTGGCTGACGACCCTGCACAGTGGACAGTGCACGGCACCCGCCGCGTCTTCGCGTCCGAGTGGGTCACCATCGACCTCGACGACGTGGAGATCCCCGGCGGCCCCCGTTTCGAGCACCACGTGATCAGATTTCCCCGGGCCTCGGTCGGGGCTGTCGTGGTGGACGGCGACCGTGTGTTGCTGCTGTGGCGGCACCGGTTCACGACCGACCGTTGGGGCTGGGAGATCCCGGCGGGCTGGGCCGACGACGGGGAAGACCCGGCCGCGGCCGCGCGTCGCGAGGTGCTGGAGGAGACCGGATACCGCGTCGAAACGATCACGCCGCTGGTTGTCTACAGCCCGATGACCGGGATCAGTGACCAGCTCTACCGGACGTTCCTCGCCACCAAGGTGCACTTGGAAGCCGACCACGACGACGCCGAGGCCAGCCGGGTCGAATGGGTGCCCGTCGCTGACCTTCCTGCGCTCATCGCGGGTGGCCAGGTCACTGATGGGCCGTCGCTGACGGCCCTGGCGAGCTACCTGACCCTGCGCGGGTAG